The Paraflavitalea devenefica genomic interval GGATTCAAGATATATACCTTGCAGGCAGGAGGCACACACAGCGCCAATACCTGGGATAGCTGCCTGAGTTTATCCGGAACAGATACCAGCACCAACCGGTGGCTGTGGATGGTAGCCAACAATACATCACCCTTGATGACAGGAAGAGCCACTCAATTCACACAGGAGACAACCATTGATAAAGGGATAACCTTGTTGTATCCTAACCCGGCCAGGAATAACCTGGTGATTGACCTTAGTCATTTACCGGCCGGCTCTTATACCCTGACAATCGTAGATGCCATGGGCAGGTTGCACAAGCAGGTTCGTCAACTCCGCAATACCAATTACCCGCTGGATGTTTCCGCTTTGCGCAGCGGCATTTATACGGTACAAATTAAAGCAGGTAGTTTCCAGGTACAAAGAAAGCTACATATAGAATAGTGCAAGCTGATCATAAGACATTTCAATAGCTACTCCACCTACCTTGGCAGGTGGAGTAGTTCGTATTGACATGAATCAAGAATTATCCGGGGAAATAACCATATGCCCAAATGAATGCCATCAACAAGCATATTATCAAAATAATATATTTAACTTAGGCATATAAACAGGTTTTCTCTGCATTAAATACCAAATCCAATCAGAGAAATAGTCGCCTTATCGCTATCAATAAATCAAATTCTATCCTTCACCGATTTATATCCGCATTCCACGCAGTTACATAACACTACTACTACTGGTCCACTAAAGAAGTATGGACAACCTTTATCAGTGGTTAAATTCTAATTTCCTATTTCATAGTACATATCCCCTAGCCTCCAAAACAAACAGTTTTTTTACCCTTTAAATCGTTTGTCATGAGAACACTTTCCATCCTAATCTTCACACCTGTTATATCAATTGGACAGTCCGGAAATCTTGACCAGATAAGAAATGGCCCGGCCAGCAATCCTTCCATGAATTTTTACACCACCTTCAATAATCCTGAATGGGTAAATGGTAATGCAGAACCATCCAATGCCCACTATGTAGAAGGTATGTCCATTGCATACCGTTCATTGATAACGGAAGCAATATCCGGCCAGTCCTATGAGTATGTGATCAAATATGATACCCGGCACAGCGGCAGAATGGCCATTGATTACCTTACCCATTACCAGCGACTGGAACCGCATGGATCATTTGGGCATGATGCCGAAGTAATAAACCCACGGATCTTTAAATCAGGCAACACTGAATATTTACTCGGTACAGTAAGTACCAATACCTTCCCTATTCCTGCACCTTTCCAGGCGGCAGGCAATACTCCGGTGGCCGGGATGCCCCAAAATAGTTTTAATGCACTGCCGGCCGGGGAAAGAATGATGTCTATTTACAATGGTGTCATAACTTCTATTGCCTACGATCTTCAACAGTCCTTAACAATTGCTGCTACTAAATCCAGCACACGCGTTCGCATCCGGTTCACCGCCGAAAAGGATTCTGTAGTATTAGCCTGGGGCGGGCATATAGGCAGCCGGCGAGACTGGGGTTTCATCAATGCCTCTACTCCCCGTTCTGCCGGAGGTATCAGCGGCTCTCCCTATCACATGAGGCAGCTATCCATAAATACCTACCCTGATTTGGTTAATATATCCGGTGTTGGTAACCAGGATAGGTCACTCTCTGCAGCCGCCGTGGTTGCTGTACAGGACAATACTGCGCCTACTGTGGTATTCTGTCCTTCCAATGGAGAAATCGAATGCCCGGAAACTCCGCAGTTCGGCAATCCTTCATTCACTGATGATTACGATCAGAGCCTGGACGTTACATTTAATGATGTAACAACACCTGGCTGTGGCAATACGTTCAGTGTAACACGTACCTGGACTGCGAAAGATGATGGTGGCAATACTGCAACATGTAGTCAGACAATAGCAGTTGTTGACAAAACACGGCCTTCAATCACTTGTCCGGGAACTGTAGTTGCACAATGTGATGCAGATGTGCCTGCGCCCGATACAGATCTTGTAACAACTTCCGATGCCTGCGGTAATGTAACGGTTACCTGGGAAGGCGACGCTTCTTCAGGCAGTTGTCCTAAGATCATTACCCGTACCTACAAGGCTACAGATGCCTGCGGTAATACTAACACCTGCACACAAACCATTAATGTGCATGATATTACTCCACCTGTAATTACCTGTCCTCCGGATATAGTAGTAGAATGCGGTTCAAACACTGATCCGGCCAATACCGGTACCGCTACTGCTACAGATAACTGTTCAGCAGAGGTATTCTATCTTGATGAATTCGTAGTGAAGAATTGCTTTAATCCTTATATAATCCGTACCTGGATTGCCAGAGACCCATGCAACAATAGAAGTACCTGTGAACAGAACATCATTCTTGTAGATCGCACAGCACCGGTGGTCATCTGTTCGCCCGATCTACAGATAAACTGCGGCGACCCTATTCCAACACCTGTGTCACCTGTGTTTTTTGAAACTTGTTCTCCTACCCTCACAACTGTACTTTACAGGGAAGTGCCTGCGGAAGCATCCGGTTGCCCGGCCAATCCGAATAATATAAACAGGACCTGGACACACATAGACGCAAACGGCAATATAGGTACCTGTGTACAAAAGGTCACTTTTGTACCAGCCAGTCTTACCAGTACCAGTGCTGCCATCACTACAACCGGCAAAGCTGTAACAGTGACAACCCAACCGGTGAATAAAACAGGCAGTATCCCATTAAAAGGTAACCTGTCTGCTTTGCAGGTACACGCAGATCCCAATCCATATTCCAGTGTAATCAATTTCCGTTTTGTTTCTCCGCAAAGCGGTCAGGCCATGTTGGTGGTTTACAACCTTACAGGTGCAAAGATGGCGGTTGTATACAATGGAAATGTTACTGCAGGCTTACTGTATACTGTAAATTACAAAGTGCCTCTTTCACAACGGGTACCCCTCATTTACAAACTGAGTGTTGGAGCTAACTCAGCTCAGGGCAAACTGTTATCGTTTGGCAGGAATTTTAACCAATAGCAGGCAGTTTCCAGGTGCAGCGAAAGCTGCACATAGAATAGCGCCAAGCTGATCATAAGTTATTTCAATAGCTACTCCACCCCCTATTGGCAGGTGGAGTAGCTATTCAACACGGCATGACAAATGAATAGCTGGTCGGCAGGGTAAAAGGGGAAGGCGAATGATAGTCGTATTTAAAGAAGGAGGCGCAGGTAAAGCTGCAGGTTCTGTAACATCGTATTTGTAGTGCCCCACTACCTTTTGAAGGCTTTCCCAATGGGTATTGATCGCATGGTTTTCATAGTTTGTTTTCTTGAAGGTTGTCTTCACACAAGAATTAATCACTCCAGGCATAGATATACAATACCACCCTTCCGCCCGCAAAAGCAGTGGTTAAATAGTAATAGAGATAGTACCAGTAACAAAGCGAGGAAAAGGTAATGGGGAAGGAGGGATAATGGCAGTTTAGCCAATAATGCGACAAACATTATGCCACAGGCAAGTCCTTTAAGCTTTGGCTTATGCTTTTCTATGGCTGTAAAAGACAAACCTTATTTGCTGGTCTGGTTTAATTTGAATAGCTTCATTATTCCGTCTTACCCCACCAAAGCGCACCAACCTTACTTCCTCTTTTTATTTTCTGATTGTAAATCTAAAAGCTGCCATTATGAAAAAGCTTCTTTCATGGGTTGCAGGGTGCTGTATTTTGTTATCCTGTAACAACAACAAACCCGCAGAAACAACCATCGAAAGTTCAAAAGACACGGTCCCAGGCACCAGTTCCCGCGACACAAAACAGGCTGAATTTGCCGATGCCCGGTATGTAGAAATGGGCAAGAAAACATTGGGACTATTTGCTGCCGGCGACATTGATGGATGGATGAATGGTTTTGCTGATACAGCTATGTTCCGGTGGTCATCCGGCGATAGCCTGGCTGGTAAAGCAGCCATCACCAGGTTTTGGAAAGAGCGCCGGACCAAAGTGATTGACTCGATCCAGACATCCAATGATATCTGGATACCGATTAGAGTAAACACTCCCCAGCAAGGACCTGACATTCCGGGCGTATGGTTATTAAACTGGCACCAGGTGAATGTGAAATATAAAAACGGGAAACGACTGATGTTCTGGGTGCATATAGATATGCATTACAACAGCGACGATAAGATTGATCAGATCATTCAATACATAGACCGGGCACCTATTAACAAAGCACTGGGTATTCAATAAGTTTCATTGCCATTCAGCAGTGGTTCGAGGATTCATGAACCACTGCTTTCTGCCTGCTGTCCTCTTCTTCGTGGTTCAAAACCATTTGCTTTCAGGAAGTCTGTCAACTCACTTATAAGATTCCAAACAGCCCCCTCATCCCCGTCATTGCTTTCCTGTACAACCAGTCTTTCAACAAATATTCCTTCAAACGTCAGTCCTTTCGGTTTCAACAGGCTGACCAGTTGTTTTTTGGGCACCTTATCGGTGATACGCTCATCAATACCTATGTAGACGTTGAACCGCTTGCTGGCGCCGCCTATTTTTACAGGAAAGTCATTTACGGAACCTACCAGTCTTTTACCGGCAAAAAGGAATCTTGAATTAACAGCCGTTAATTCTGTGTTGAACCCTTTATCCGTAAGGGCCTTAAATGGAGGGCTGTTAAAAAGTGCCGTTGCCCTTTTAAAATCAATGAACGCCCCCAATAAAAATACAACGTAGCCAAACGAGGAAAGGGCCACACTTACCATTGCATTCACCCAAATCTTCTGTAAACTGGAGTCGTAGGAAGTCCGGTTTACAATAGTCAGTACAGCAAAAATGGCCAGGAAAAAGATAACCAGTCCCCAGACCTTCTTTTTATTCAGCAGTATATAGTCAAGTACTTGCATACATCAAAGTTATGACTTAGACGCTATCTGCCATCCGTCAAAAGGTTTAACAGTGGCACAATTGGGGGTACCGTCCTTACCTGTTCCGGGAACACGGGTTTCCAGTATAAGGCTGGAGTTGGCCGTTACCTGTTGTACCATCTCTGTTGTAATTCCCCTTAACGGGACCTTTAACCGCCTGCTCCAGGGAGATGCTGGCTGCCCGGCCATAGCGCCAATGTCAATGTAGACGAATCTTTCACCGGCTGGTCCCTGTACAAAGGGACCTGAGAAGTCGGGCTGACCATCTTTGCCGGTCTTTAATTTAGCAGGGAAGGTAAAAATGAGGTCAGTTCCGGCAGACTGCTGCGTCTGCACGGTTTCATAAGTATTACCACTCCCCTTTTGCAGGGCAAATTGGACGCCTGTTACAGGCGCCAGCAGGATGATACAAAAACTGATTTCCTGGTTCATAAGATTTGATATGATTACCACACAGCAGGCATAAGTGTCGACCTGATCACCTCATTAATAACAGGCCGCTGCGTGGAATAAATAATGTTTATAGTATCTCCAACCACCAGTATCCCACGGGAACATTTATCCCTGTACGTTTTCCCATTAACATCTGTAAACTCATATTCAGCATATTCGCGTATTCCTTTTGAATACCCCATCTTCACGACTACCGCTTTGGCATTACGACCATACTCTTGTATATGATAGTTTTTATAACTGTCGGCCAGTTTAATCATACCGTATACGCCCCCAACCCAAGAGGCAATGGTTAAAACAGTGCCCAATGTACTGCCCCGTGTCCATTTTACCCGCCTATCTTCCCAACCTATTATTTCAGGAAGCGGCGGTAACGGGATATTCCGTTTGTCCGGAAACAGCGCATAGGAAATATAGTACGCCATATACATACTTCCGGTCAAAAGAGTAATAAAACCAATGAGGCAAACGAATGAAAGTGGCGCATCCTCAAACCAGCAATAAATGGTTGCAGGCCCCGTCAAAATGATCAGGATCAGCGGGAGGAAAACATTCTTTACCATGCCATGCATTTCCGGCTTTACAGCCTGTTTATCATAAATATAAACAAGAAAGGGCAACAATCCGGCCTTTTTGTGACCCGGTCCTTAAAGGCCCACCCGGAGTTATGCAATCGTTTGTGCAACCCCTGTTTACAATCATTTAATTTTGAAACAAGAATCTATCTTTGA includes:
- a CDS encoding nuclear transport factor 2-like protein — protein: MKKLLSWVAGCCILLSCNNNKPAETTIESSKDTVPGTSSRDTKQAEFADARYVEMGKKTLGLFAAGDIDGWMNGFADTAMFRWSSGDSLAGKAAITRFWKERRTKVIDSIQTSNDIWIPIRVNTPQQGPDIPGVWLLNWHQVNVKYKNGKRLMFWVHIDMHYNSDDKIDQIIQYIDRAPINKALGIQ
- a CDS encoding DUF5990 family protein; this encodes MNQEISFCIILLAPVTGVQFALQKGSGNTYETVQTQQSAGTDLIFTFPAKLKTGKDGQPDFSGPFVQGPAGERFVYIDIGAMAGQPASPWSRRLKVPLRGITTEMVQQVTANSSLILETRVPGTGKDGTPNCATVKPFDGWQIASKS